In the Octopus sinensis linkage group LG17, ASM634580v1, whole genome shotgun sequence genome, one interval contains:
- the LOC115220853 gene encoding uncharacterized protein LOC115220853 — protein sequence MMREIVKNLAVMMSTMVAVPYTIAILCNLLYGWPLSRQRLKDSLSLKKVFALNYAVWQQMKLFKYFTLYIRLKFFYKYSHSSWVIKNLTYGRNDKQLDIYLPVGAYKEDSLKPVLIYVFGEGWSTGDKNMCGLVCSQIADQVDAVVCCPNYSLYPQGCADDMVQDVVDAISWIHNCIHKYGGNKEKIILIGHSCGAHLCVMAILELLHGELRLGRQGISPLDDSSTDTTSQPETRPLALGAANEEDQDSASTETFSTPSQSKNVNEMNHEPMDIDTPESEDDVSGSSVAGFRKTATHFLDMEGDEEASDNDSVVTVRPKEFDSGPSLHDMCKSIKAVVGLAGVYNIKDQYEHEKQRGLEDLSCIQKCMYGEDHFSRFSPTIIIESLKRNIKLPKMVLLHGTEDQVVPMSSSTKFGEALSNIFADVTVRVIPFCDHYNIFADLMSPERHLHDVVMSIVLETARRFF from the exons ATGATGAGAGAAATCGTAAAGAACCTTGCTGTAATGATGTCCACGATGGTGGCTGTCCCTTACACAATAGCTATATTGTGTAATCTGCTGTATGGCTGGCCTCTATCACGACAACGCTTAAAAGATTCTCTTAGTCTGAAAAAGGTTTTCGCCTTGAATTACGCAGTTTGGCAGCAGATGAAGCTCTTCAAATATTTCACTCTCTACATTCGGCTGaaattcttttataaatattctcACTCTTCTTGGGTAATAAAG AATCTCACATATGGACGCAATGATAAACAGCTTGATATATATTTACCAGTCGGTGCCTATAAGGAAGACAGCTTAAAACCAGTTTTAATCTATGTGTTTGGAGAAGGCTGGAGCACAGGAGACAAGAACATGTGTGGCTTAGTGTGTTCTCAGATTGCCGACCAAGTTGACGCTGTTGTCTGCTGCCCTAACTATTCACTTTACCCACAg ggCTGTGCAGACGACATGGTACAGGATGTGGTCGATGCCATCAGTTGGATACACAACTGTATTCACAAATATGGTGGAAATAAG GAAAAAATCATCCTGATTGGTCACTCTTGTGGTGCTCACCTTTGTGTAATGGCCATTTTGGAACTCCTCCATGGAGAATTAAGGCTTGGGCGCCAAGGCATTTCTCCACTGGACGACAGCAGTACAGACACTACTTCACAGCCTGAAACCAGACCATTGGCTTTGGGTGCAGCAAACGAAGAGGACCAAGATTCTGCTTCAACCGAGACATTTTCCACACCATCGCAATCAAAAAACGTTAACGAGATGAACCATGAACCAATGGACATCGACACGCCGGAAAGCGAAGATGATGTCAGTGGAAGCAGCGTGGCTGGCTTTCGTAAAACTGCGACACACTTTCTAGATATGGAAGGTGATGAAGAAGCTTCTGATAATGATTCCGTTGTCACTGTTCGGCCGAAAGAATTTGATAGTGGCCCAAGTTTACATGACATGTGTAAATCTATCAAAGCTGTCGTAG GTCTGGCTGGTGTGTACAACATAAAAGACCAGTATGAACATGAGAAACAACGAGGTTTAGAAGATCTAAGCTGTATCCagaaatgtatgtatggagaAGATCACTTCAGTCGCTTTTCTCCGACAATTATCATAGAAAGCTTGAAGAGAAATATCAA attACCGAAAATGGttcttttgcatggcactgaagACCAGGTTGTACCAATGTCGTCCAGCACGAAATTTGGTGAAGCACTCAGCAACATCTTCGCTGATGTCACTGTCCGAGTGATTCCGTTCTGTGACCACTACAACATTTTTGCCGACCTCATGTCTCCAGAGAGACATTTACATGATGTGGTAATGAGCATAGTCTTAGAAACGGCCAGAAGGTTCTTCTGA